One genomic segment of Hordeum vulgare subsp. vulgare chromosome 2H, MorexV3_pseudomolecules_assembly, whole genome shotgun sequence includes these proteins:
- the LOC123425277 gene encoding calmodulin-like, whose protein sequence is MAIRGIPSAREMTMEEFKEWLKQFDVDGDGRISRAELREAIRRRGGWFTTLRAGRAVRRADRDNSGFIDDAEVENLVAFAKKDLGMRISAW, encoded by the coding sequence ATGGCGATCAGGGGGATACCTTCGGCGCGGGAGATGACGATGGAGGAGTTCAAGGAGTGGCTGAAGCAGTTCGACGTGGACGGCGACGGCCGGATCAGCAGGGCCGAGCTCCGCGAGGCCATCCGCCGCCGCGGGGGGTGGTTCACCACCCTCAGGGCCGGGCGCGCCGTCCGCCGCGCCGACAGGGACAACAGCGGCTTCATCGACGACgccgaggttgagaacctcgtcgCCTTCGCGAAGAAGGATCTCGGCATGAGGATCTCTGCCTGGTAG